In the genome of Paenibacillus sp. FSL R5-0766, one region contains:
- a CDS encoding toxic anion resistance protein, producing the protein MATEWAQLKQEDEQRINQEATQLIQKVSQSDPAHLDTLMDDIGKLGVKTQERAGQTLKLLDRPVNELMSGNRAEVSNMILKLRDECESLQQSKNVSFVGKLLRKSPLKNYVYRYQSVRTNIDAIINGLRDGKDNLEESIVNMRQLKRSSIQEIYNLQTKISFGNQLKALFETEIAKPENENRKAHLERGLRKVVTRTQSMTEMIMLYNQAIAATDIINDNNDKLIDSVNNAIDKTANLITVSAMIAMALNDQEKVISAVEATNKTIEDQFKENARLLKTTTEKTNELLSKPAMSLEAVNQAMGDLMSALDLSEQSNRRIIESCNDYTNKMTTLNAKMSDRLGLEGPKAAAIPEKNKPDSSALGSFLD; encoded by the coding sequence ATGGCAACGGAATGGGCTCAGTTGAAGCAGGAAGATGAGCAACGGATTAACCAGGAAGCAACGCAGCTTATTCAGAAAGTGTCCCAAAGTGATCCGGCTCACCTGGATACCTTAATGGATGATATCGGCAAGTTGGGCGTGAAAACACAAGAGAGAGCAGGACAGACTCTCAAGCTGCTTGATCGTCCAGTCAATGAACTGATGTCCGGGAATCGGGCAGAGGTATCCAACATGATCCTGAAGCTCCGTGATGAATGTGAGAGTCTGCAGCAGAGTAAAAATGTGAGTTTTGTCGGGAAGTTGTTGCGTAAAAGCCCGCTGAAAAACTACGTGTACCGTTATCAATCCGTTCGCACGAACATTGATGCCATCATTAACGGGTTGCGCGACGGTAAGGATAACCTGGAAGAAAGCATCGTGAACATGCGTCAGCTGAAACGTTCTTCGATTCAGGAGATCTACAATCTGCAGACCAAAATTTCCTTTGGTAATCAATTGAAAGCATTGTTCGAAACCGAGATTGCCAAGCCTGAGAACGAGAATCGTAAAGCACATCTGGAGCGTGGGTTGCGCAAAGTGGTAACACGTACCCAATCCATGACAGAGATGATCATGCTGTACAATCAGGCAATCGCAGCTACCGACATCATTAATGATAACAATGACAAGCTGATTGATTCCGTTAATAATGCCATTGATAAAACAGCGAATCTGATCACCGTTTCGGCCATGATTGCGATGGCTCTTAATGATCAGGAGAAGGTCATTTCTGCTGTGGAAGCTACGAATAAGACGATTGAAGATCAATTCAAGGAGAACGCCAGATTGTTGAAGACAACAACAGAGAAAACAAATGAACTGTTGTCCAAACCGGCGATGTCCCTTGAAGCGGTCAATCAGGCGATGGGTGATCTGATGTCTGCGCTGGATCTGTCCGAGCAGTCTAATCGCCGGATCATCGAGAGCTGTAATGACTATACCAACAAGATGACAACCCTTAACGCTAAAATGAGCGATCGACTGGGTCTGGAAGGGCCGAAGGCTGCTGCCATTCCGGAGAAAAACAAACCGGATTCCAGTGCATTAGGATCTTTCCTGGATTAG
- a CDS encoding CotH kinase family protein: protein MGLPIYRIAVPAQEYQQLTSDIWSEQLVKGSMQMEDKQIPIRIRYRGGHTRGYPKKSFEIRTSSRTYHFNAEYDDPSLLRNALSFHFFESIRVPAPATRHCVLYLNGELLGVYLRIEGVKSFFFRQRKIPVRSIFYAINDHAGFTINSNSSSTNTSTNLLSGYSLIRGKDVDKARLRTFIQQLNTKSRLELFRFLQSRIDTDNYLRWLCGAVLTGNFDGFDQNYTWYEKTKTKKYGILPWDYEGTWGRNCYGAKVDAGLVRIQGYNKLTGKMLAFRHFREQYKKLLRQHLMKAFTEKRIMPLVNRLHNEIREDVNKDPYMKWPMDVFAGEPERIRAYVAERREYLTERIHQL, encoded by the coding sequence ATGGGTTTACCTATCTACCGGATTGCTGTACCTGCGCAGGAGTATCAACAACTGACATCCGATATATGGTCTGAACAACTGGTTAAAGGCTCCATGCAGATGGAGGACAAACAGATTCCGATCCGGATTCGTTATCGAGGAGGGCATACACGCGGTTATCCCAAAAAGTCATTTGAGATTCGTACATCCAGCCGGACGTATCATTTTAATGCGGAGTATGATGACCCCTCGCTGCTTCGAAATGCGCTGTCTTTTCATTTCTTCGAGTCGATCCGTGTACCGGCCCCAGCGACTCGGCACTGTGTGCTCTACCTTAATGGGGAGCTGTTAGGGGTATACCTGCGGATCGAAGGGGTGAAATCCTTCTTTTTTCGCCAAAGGAAAATTCCTGTGCGAAGTATCTTTTATGCGATCAATGATCATGCGGGGTTTACGATCAACTCGAACTCATCATCAACAAACACGAGTACGAACCTGTTGTCAGGATACAGTTTGATTCGTGGCAAGGATGTGGATAAGGCCAGGCTGCGTACGTTTATTCAACAACTGAACACAAAGTCCAGACTGGAGCTGTTTCGCTTTTTACAGTCGAGGATCGATACGGACAACTATCTGCGCTGGTTATGCGGGGCTGTACTTACCGGCAACTTTGACGGATTTGATCAGAATTACACGTGGTATGAGAAAACAAAAACCAAAAAATATGGTATCCTGCCATGGGATTATGAAGGTACCTGGGGAAGAAATTGTTACGGGGCGAAGGTGGATGCCGGCCTTGTTCGTATCCAGGGGTATAATAAACTTACGGGCAAAATGTTGGCCTTCCGACATTTTCGTGAGCAATATAAAAAGCTGCTGCGCCAGCATCTGATGAAGGCTTTTACAGAGAAGCGAATTATGCCCTTGGTGAATCGGTTGCACAATGAGATTCGTGAAGATGTCAACAAGGACCCATACATGAAATGGCCCATGGATGTATTTGCGGGTGAACCGGAGCGAATTCGTGCCTATGTGGCGGAACGGCGGGAATATTTGACCGAGAGAATACATCAGCTGTAA
- a CDS encoding ABC transporter ATP-binding protein, with protein MIKLLYYLKKYRVAAIAALVMMLIELAVELAQPYLISKIIDNGIQQGDLSVVWLWGGVLVGSAVVAFAAGIASSFFASHASLGFGYDLREKLYEKVQTFSYAVFNRFATSSLITRLTGDVTQVQDTVFMSLRFMTRVPLVVIGSMIMALIVNPRLGLLLVVMVPVLLIVVVWMIKKAALLFRNVQRRLDAVNGVIQENLTGIRLIRVFVRMGHEIERFAGFSGKLMKGTISALRLTETTMPFMLLMMNVCIIAVLWFGRVDIASGNATVGEVVAVINYLLRTIGAMSALSWILVTFSRASASAQRLNEVFNTEDTSETEQTKSLSTSAPSAGSMKSSHFPQSVYPAKKQRAVQGAVEFRSVGFSYPNSEITVLDNITFTAKAGERIAIMGATGSGKSSLVQLIPRLYTEDQGKVRIDGADASELDLSMLRGAIGYVPQEVVLFTGSIRENIAWGQEDATLDEIVEAAKRAQIHETIENLPNGYDTLLGQRGVNLSGGQKQRLSIARALVRRPRILILDDSTSALDVATEGRLLDALEELSCTTFIITQKISSTTSADLILLLDDGQLIGQGKHEDLMESSELYRRIHESQYGEGAQHVQSIH; from the coding sequence ATGATCAAGCTGTTGTACTACTTGAAGAAGTACCGAGTTGCCGCGATTGCAGCCCTGGTCATGATGTTAATTGAGCTTGCGGTGGAGCTGGCTCAGCCTTATCTGATCTCCAAGATCATCGATAACGGGATTCAGCAGGGAGACTTATCTGTCGTCTGGTTATGGGGTGGCGTGCTCGTGGGGAGTGCTGTTGTGGCTTTTGCTGCCGGCATTGCAAGTTCGTTCTTTGCATCCCATGCGAGTTTGGGGTTCGGATACGATCTGCGGGAGAAGCTGTATGAGAAAGTGCAAACGTTCTCTTATGCCGTCTTCAACCGGTTCGCGACGTCGTCCTTGATTACTCGATTAACGGGGGACGTGACCCAGGTTCAGGACACCGTCTTCATGAGTCTGCGATTCATGACACGTGTGCCCCTGGTGGTGATTGGTAGCATGATTATGGCTTTGATCGTGAACCCGAGGTTGGGTCTGCTGCTGGTTGTCATGGTGCCTGTACTGCTCATTGTTGTGGTGTGGATGATCAAAAAGGCAGCGCTGCTGTTCCGCAATGTGCAGCGCAGACTGGATGCCGTCAATGGAGTCATCCAGGAGAATCTGACAGGCATTCGGCTGATCCGTGTCTTCGTACGGATGGGCCATGAGATTGAACGCTTTGCCGGATTCAGCGGCAAGCTGATGAAAGGCACTATCTCCGCGCTGCGCCTGACGGAGACCACGATGCCGTTCATGCTGCTAATGATGAACGTTTGTATCATCGCTGTGCTTTGGTTTGGACGAGTCGACATTGCCTCCGGTAATGCAACTGTGGGTGAAGTGGTCGCCGTCATTAACTACCTGCTTCGTACAATTGGTGCCATGTCAGCGTTATCATGGATTCTGGTAACCTTCTCCAGAGCAAGCGCTTCGGCGCAACGACTGAATGAAGTGTTTAATACGGAGGACACGTCGGAGACTGAACAGACGAAGTCGTTATCAACGTCTGCACCATCTGCTGGATCTATGAAATCTTCGCATTTTCCGCAATCTGTATACCCGGCGAAGAAACAGCGCGCTGTGCAGGGAGCGGTTGAATTCCGCAGTGTAGGATTCAGTTATCCGAATAGTGAAATTACAGTACTGGATAACATCACATTCACGGCAAAAGCGGGGGAGCGTATTGCCATTATGGGAGCAACTGGCTCAGGCAAATCTTCGCTCGTACAGCTTATTCCGCGGTTATACACAGAGGATCAAGGAAAGGTACGGATTGATGGTGCCGATGCATCAGAGCTGGATCTGTCCATGCTGCGTGGTGCGATTGGTTATGTGCCTCAGGAGGTTGTCCTGTTTACCGGTTCCATCCGGGAGAATATTGCCTGGGGTCAGGAAGATGCTACCTTGGATGAGATCGTGGAAGCCGCGAAGCGCGCGCAGATCCATGAAACGATTGAGAATTTACCAAACGGTTATGATACATTGCTGGGTCAACGGGGAGTGAATCTCTCCGGTGGACAGAAGCAGCGACTTTCCATTGCACGAGCGCTGGTACGTAGACCAAGAATTCTGATTCTGGACGATAGCACAAGTGCACTGGATGTGGCTACAGAAGGCAGACTGCTGGATGCGCTGGAAGAATTGTCGTGTACCACGTTTATCATCACCCAGAAGATCAGTTCGACCACTTCGGCGGATCTGATTCTGCTACTTGATGATGGACAACTCATTGGGCAAGGAAAACATGAAGACCTGATGGAATCGTCAGAGCTGTATCGTCGAATCCATGAATCACAATACGGGGAGGGTGCACAGCATGTTCAAAGCATTCATTGA
- a CDS encoding ABC transporter ATP-binding protein, with amino-acid sequence MFKAFIEPFRQPPPPIDPETLRSGGGRKPKARAKNWSGTLGRIWTYLARRKVKLSMVLLMVFASSALALLGPYMVGVAVDDFIAGEADSSWTRFLIGLTAVYVLFSLTSWLQNIWMIEIAQETVFRMRYDLFSHLHKLPIPFFGKRQQGEIMSRVTNDIENVSGTLNSSAIQIFSSVLTLLGTFGVMLWLSPLLTLLTFIVVPLMAIGMRWITRRTGPLFKERQRNLGELNGYIEETLSGQRIIKAFSQEERVIRGFEERNTRIRISGFWAQTISGFIPKLMNGLNNLSFAIVAGIGGILAIQGSVTVGVIIIFVEYARQFTRPLNDLANQWNTLLSAIAGAERVFEVLDEDEEAKDEGAAVSLDKVEGAVRFDKVSFGYDEGRNILHEISFEAKPGEMIALVGPTGAGKTTLIQLLSRFYDPTGGTLTVDGRDMTTIRRENLRSHMAFVLQDSFLFQGTIRENIRFGRLDATDEEVEAASRLANAHSFIVRMKDGYDKVLQADGSGISQGQKQLLAIARAILADPSILVLDEATSSIDTVTEIKIQEGLQRLMQGRTSFVIAHRLNTIRQADRILVLKDGQLLEQGSHDALLEQGGFYSELYYSQLRKKAQ; translated from the coding sequence ATGTTCAAAGCATTCATTGAGCCTTTCCGTCAGCCGCCACCGCCGATTGATCCGGAGACATTACGATCAGGTGGTGGTCGCAAACCCAAGGCACGGGCGAAGAACTGGTCAGGTACGCTAGGTCGTATCTGGACCTATCTGGCACGTCGCAAGGTTAAGCTGTCCATGGTACTGTTGATGGTGTTTGCCAGCTCCGCACTCGCTTTGCTTGGCCCTTACATGGTAGGGGTGGCCGTGGATGATTTCATCGCGGGTGAAGCCGACTCAAGCTGGACTCGGTTTCTGATTGGATTAACTGCTGTGTATGTCTTGTTCTCTCTTACATCCTGGTTACAAAATATATGGATGATCGAAATTGCACAGGAAACCGTGTTCCGCATGCGGTATGATCTGTTCTCCCATCTGCACAAATTACCGATTCCATTCTTCGGTAAACGCCAGCAGGGGGAGATTATGAGCCGGGTGACCAATGATATCGAGAATGTCAGCGGTACGTTGAACAGCTCGGCCATCCAGATTTTCTCGAGTGTATTAACACTGCTCGGAACGTTTGGGGTTATGCTGTGGCTCAGCCCGTTACTGACCCTGCTTACCTTTATCGTTGTGCCTTTGATGGCCATCGGCATGCGTTGGATTACGCGCAGAACGGGGCCGCTCTTCAAGGAACGGCAGCGCAATCTCGGTGAACTTAACGGTTACATCGAAGAGACGTTATCCGGCCAGCGGATCATTAAGGCATTCTCGCAAGAGGAGCGGGTGATTCGCGGTTTTGAGGAACGGAATACCCGCATTCGGATTTCCGGTTTCTGGGCACAGACGATCTCTGGTTTTATCCCGAAACTGATGAATGGATTGAACAACCTGAGCTTTGCGATTGTTGCGGGCATCGGTGGTATTCTGGCGATTCAGGGTTCCGTTACGGTTGGGGTAATTATTATCTTTGTGGAATATGCCCGTCAATTCACCCGTCCGCTGAATGATCTGGCGAACCAGTGGAATACGTTATTGTCCGCGATTGCTGGGGCTGAGCGTGTATTCGAGGTGCTGGACGAAGATGAGGAAGCAAAGGATGAAGGGGCAGCGGTATCTCTGGACAAGGTAGAGGGAGCCGTTCGCTTCGACAAAGTATCCTTTGGATACGATGAAGGGCGTAACATTTTGCATGAGATCAGCTTTGAAGCCAAACCGGGGGAGATGATTGCCCTTGTGGGTCCGACCGGAGCCGGGAAGACAACTTTAATTCAGCTGTTATCCCGTTTCTATGATCCGACAGGTGGCACATTAACGGTAGATGGACGCGATATGACCACCATTCGGCGTGAGAATCTGCGGTCACATATGGCGTTTGTACTACAGGATTCATTTTTGTTTCAGGGCACGATTCGGGAAAATATTCGATTTGGCCGTCTGGACGCAACGGATGAAGAGGTGGAAGCAGCCTCCCGGCTGGCGAATGCCCACTCCTTCATTGTGCGAATGAAGGATGGATACGACAAAGTGCTCCAGGCCGACGGGAGCGGCATTAGTCAGGGGCAGAAGCAATTACTCGCCATTGCCCGGGCAATTCTGGCAGATCCATCGATACTCGTACTGGACGAGGCGACCAGCAGTATTGATACCGTCACAGAGATCAAAATTCAGGAAGGGCTGCAACGCCTGATGCAAGGCCGTACCAGCTTTGTTATTGCCCACAGGCTGAACACGATCCGTCAGGCCGACCGGATTCTGGTGCTGAAGGATGGGCAGCTACTGGAGCAAGGATCGCATGATGCGTTGCTGGAACAAGGCGGTTTCTACAGCGAGTTGTATTACAGTCAGCTGCGTAAAAAGGCTCAGTAG